Within the Cryptococcus neoformans var. neoformans B-3501A chromosome 1, whole genome shotgun sequence genome, the region AAGAGACATAGGAACGCCTACGGATACGGACACCGCATTTATGAGCCCCGAGCCCCCCGccaagaggatgaaggagaccAAAAGGGTAGAGATGGCCTTCCTTGGTCCAAGGGGCACTTACGGCGAGCAGGTGCGTCCAGCTCAACAAGGCGTGTCCAGGTGTAAGGCTTATAGACGTAGGCAGCGAGGGCATTTGCGACTAGCTATAGCGATCCTATAGACCTTGTGCCATGTACCACCATCACCGGTATGCTATACTATAAGGCATAGGCTGGAGAGTGCCGAGCTAATCAGCCACAGACGTGTACAACCATTCTGCGCCTCTCATCGTACTTCCTCTAGAGAATACTCTCCAAGGATGTGTCTTAGAAACCCTCGATTGTCTCCTCTCAGTACTTAAACCTTCGAAGCCCGAAGATCCGAAACCTCTTGAGCGGAAAATTGTAGCCGACTTTGTGCTCCCCATACGGCATTGCCTTGTCGTCAGAAAGGGTACAAAGATGGAACAAATCAAATGGGTCAGGAGCCATGAACAAGCTTTGGGAcagtcctcctcctttctaGCCGAGAGATTACCAGGTGTCAAGCTGGAGAAGTGGTCTTCAACTGCTGGAGCGGCAGTGTCTTTGCTTCAAAATACAGGCAATGCGGATGACAAGGGCGCTGCGATATGTTCGAAAGCTGTTTTGGATCTGTATCCTGATCATCTCGAGGTGCTACACGAAGGTACACAATATGGCAATGGTGAGCCTCTCAATAATTACTTTCAACCACGAGCTGCAGCAAATCTGACTTGGCGTAATAGAAAACTACACTCgtttcatccttctcacaGTGCCGGCCCCTACCATCGTCCCAAAGTCGGACAAACAGCTTTCTTCTGCCGATAGAACATCCTTCATTGCCGTACCCAACCCATCATTAGGCGCCAtacttctctctctccatccatcttcatccgcaAGCTCATCAGTAAGCGTGACAGCTATACATACCCGACCCGCAGTAGAGGGCATGGCACATAAAGATGAAAAGTTCCCTAGGTGGTGTCTCTTGGAGGTCGTTAATGAGCCGAccaaagagatggaagatgcgGTATCGCTTGGGTCTTTGAGGGAGAGTTTGGGACCGGAAATTTTGTGCAAGTGAAGATAATTTTGGGTTCTATGGTAGACGATTTGCATAAGCAATCAGTAACGATGTAAATGATATCTCAAATTGTACGAAAAACCAAGGTATTACCACATAAGTCCTCGGTTGATTCTTCAATTCGTTGGTATTGGGCAACATTGGATAGTCACGACTGATTGATATGCTCGATCTAACCCAACGCCAACAACTGGCTTTGAGACGTGCAGTCTACGGGCGAACACAGCTTCCTTGCTTCGAAAGCCCAACCATATATACAGGCAGTTTCCAGGCGGTGTATTCCTCGAAAGTGACGGATATCCGAACCTGTGTCGTGCCTTATCTTGCTTACAATGTGATCCTGATGGGCTGGCCGGCAAGATTTAGTTTCGAATGACCTAAAAGTTCGGAAGTTCGACGGACCGTCGCCTTTATATCCTGAACAGAATGTCTGTGAAAATCAATGATCGGTGGGACAAGACGTTAGCAATAAGCTTAGAAGTTGATTTGCCGCTGGAGAAGGCATCCGTCCATCAGCTTGCTACACTTCCCTCAACATGATTCCAGCACgttctcctccaccttaACACGTTCACTTGCCACAACACATCACACCAACCACAAACGCAGTGAACACGCAAAACAGGTAAGATCCGAGGTCATGCCGAAATGATACATCCGTCCTCATGGCACCCCCCTATCCGCTAGTACTCCATCTACTTCCTAGCAGCGGCCTTGTCCTTGAGCATTCGCTTGACAATGGTAGCCTCCTCAATCAAGAAAGCTCGGGTAATTCTGTGGGAGGTAAAGGATATATTGTATTGTTTCGGACCAAGTGATGAAGCAGATTTGCGGGAAGTATTGGGGAACGCAGTATTCGTCAGTTAGACCCATGAATGGATGACGATGGCAACATACCGCTGCTTAACGCAGGGAGCGCAGCAAGAACCACCGTAAGCCCTGTTGACGGTCTTTTGACGCTTGGAAAGGGTAGCGTCTGCAATTCCCTTGTCAGCACCTTGCGCTCGTCCCGTTGTCAAATTTGGTGATATAATGGTACTAACATTGACGGGGTCGGAGGACGGGGATCTAGAACGGTTATCAGTATGGGGATGATAGGGAAGATGTAAATGATGATACGTACACCAGGGAGAGCAAGACCACAGTCACCGCACTTGGGGGCAGACTAGGGTAATGACACCATCAGCATTTCCCCTCTTCAATATCTTCATTGTCCCCTTCAATCTCCCCAGCTCCAAGCATTCTTCCATATCATCTCTTCGCCCtatccatccttcttgcgTTGTCGAAATTTTGGACCGGTAATAAACTTAcagcaatcttcttcaagtgGTGAACGACCAACTTGCCTCCGGGAGTCTTGACGACCCTCCTCCTGTTGGAGGTGGTGTTGTAAGGCTGTCGCTTGCGGAGAGTGACTCGCTGGGCCATTTTTGGTCGGTGGTTGGGGATGTAAAGACTtgagggatggaagagcgGTAGTTTTGCTGTTCGTCGTTGAGGTTTTGCGCGAGGGCGAGCAGGGTTGGAGAGAGGGCGAGGTGATATCTCCGAAAGGCCGAAAGTGAGGGAGAGGATAGGAATGTGGCGCGGATTGCccaagccttcttcttcggagCTTGGTCTGAAATGCTTAACGCCGATGAAATCGGTCGGATACGTGCCTGGCTTGTG harbors:
- a CDS encoding hypothetical protein (HMMPfam hit to PDT, Prephenate dehydratase, score: 96.8, E(): 5.1e-26); amino-acid sequence: MSPEPPAKRMKETKRVEMAFLGPRGTYGEQAARAFATSYSDPIDLVPCTTITDVYNHSAPLIVLPLENTLQGCVLETLDCLLSVLKPSKPEDPKPLERKIVADFVLPIRHCLVVRKGTKMEQIKWVRSHEQALGQSSSFLAERLPGVKLEKWSSTAGAAVSLLQNTGNADDKGAAICSKAVLDLYPDHLEVLHEGTQYGNENYTRFILLTVPAPTIVPKSDKQLSSADRTSFIAVPNPSLGAILLSLHPSSSASSSVSVTAIHTRPAVEGMAHKDEKFPRWCLLEVVNEPTKEMEDAVSLGSLRESLGPEILCK
- a CDS encoding 60S ribosomal protein L34 (Match to ESTs gb|CF193149.1|CF193149, gb|CF187344.1|CF187344, gb|CF186695.1|CF186695; HMMPfam hit to Ribosomal_L34e, Ribosomal protein L34e, score: 190.6, E(): 3.1e-54), with the protein product MAQRVTLRKRQPYNTTSNRRRVVKTPGGKLVVHHLKKIASAPKCGDCGLALPGIPVLRPRQYATLSKRQKTVNRAYGGSCCAPCVKQRITRAFLIEEATIVKRMLKDKAAARK